The Gemmata palustris genome includes a region encoding these proteins:
- the phnX gene encoding phosphonoacetaldehyde hydrolase translates to MPPIEIKLVVLDWAGTTIDYGCLAPTGAFVESFAAKGVNVTLAEARGPMGLHKKDHIRAMLRTEIVGDKWRAAVGRDWAESDVEELYRSVTPLQVAAAEKYRALIADVPAVASELRAKGLKVAASTGYFHEAAAVVLAAAKHQGFEPDFNICADDVPAGRPAPWMIFRCMESLNVYPPAAVVKVGDTVIDIEDGRNAGCWSVGVIDSSNEMGLSEAELKALTAAELEARRRDIIARYQKAGAHAVIHAIADLPALIGAINTRLSRGERP, encoded by the coding sequence GTGCCACCGATTGAAATCAAACTCGTCGTACTCGACTGGGCCGGGACCACCATCGATTACGGGTGCCTGGCCCCCACGGGCGCGTTCGTCGAATCGTTCGCGGCGAAGGGCGTGAACGTCACACTCGCCGAGGCCCGCGGGCCGATGGGGTTGCACAAGAAGGACCACATTCGCGCGATGCTGCGCACCGAGATCGTGGGTGACAAGTGGCGCGCGGCGGTGGGGCGCGACTGGGCCGAATCGGACGTGGAGGAGCTCTACCGCTCCGTAACGCCACTCCAGGTTGCGGCCGCCGAGAAATATCGCGCGTTGATCGCGGACGTACCCGCGGTGGCGAGCGAACTTCGCGCGAAAGGGCTCAAGGTCGCTGCGAGTACGGGGTACTTTCACGAAGCCGCCGCGGTCGTGCTCGCGGCCGCGAAGCACCAGGGGTTCGAGCCGGACTTCAACATCTGTGCCGATGACGTACCGGCCGGGCGCCCGGCGCCGTGGATGATCTTCCGCTGCATGGAATCGCTGAACGTGTACCCGCCCGCTGCGGTGGTCAAGGTCGGCGACACAGTAATCGACATCGAAGACGGCCGAAACGCCGGGTGCTGGAGCGTTGGGGTGATCGATTCGAGCAACGAAATGGGGCTGAGTGAAGCGGAACTGAAGGCACTAACCGCCGCGGAACTGGAGGCGCGCCGAAGGGACATCATTGCACGCTACCAAAAGGCCGGCGCGCACGCTGTGATTCACGCGATCGCCGACCTACCGGCCCTGATCGGTGCCATCAACACCCGTCTTTCCCGCGGCGAGCGCCCGTAG
- a CDS encoding HD domain-containing protein, with translation MTPADVMTRIDRLFAERGGAEYHGEAVTQLEHALQAAHFAEQDGRPPEWIAAALLHDIGHFLHGYGEDYLDQGVNDRHEDLGARFLAHAFGPAVTEPIRLHVPAKRYLASGKHPDYPGLLSPASVRSLELQGGPMTAEEIGAFEAHPYFTAAAKVREYDDRAKIVGFVTPPYSHFRTYLEATLRATD, from the coding sequence ATGACGCCCGCGGACGTAATGACCCGTATCGACCGCTTGTTCGCCGAGCGCGGCGGCGCCGAGTACCACGGCGAAGCGGTCACGCAGCTCGAACACGCGCTGCAAGCGGCCCACTTCGCGGAACAGGACGGGCGCCCACCCGAGTGGATCGCCGCGGCCCTCCTCCACGACATCGGCCACTTCTTGCACGGCTACGGCGAGGACTATTTGGATCAGGGCGTCAACGACCGGCACGAGGATCTCGGGGCGCGGTTCCTGGCGCACGCCTTCGGCCCGGCGGTGACGGAGCCGATCCGCTTGCACGTCCCCGCGAAGCGCTACCTCGCGAGCGGCAAGCACCCGGACTACCCGGGGCTCCTCTCGCCCGCGTCCGTCCGCAGTTTGGAGCTCCAAGGCGGGCCGATGACCGCCGAAGAAATCGGCGCGTTCGAGGCGCACCCGTACTTCACCGCCGCCGCGAAGGTCCGCGAGTACGACGACCGCGCGAAGATCGTGGGGTTCGTGACGCCCCCGTACTCGCACTTCCGCACCTACCTGGAGGCCACGCTCCGTGCCACCGATTGA
- a CDS encoding lactate racemase domain-containing protein has protein sequence MDIPRVQLVRQTAPQPSVANIAATVRELWLGSKTAKRIKPGMKVAVACGSRGINNYLTLARATVDAIKELGAQPFVVAAMGSHGGATPEGQRELLASYNLDEAHLGVPVVTDMDAENIGTNSWGQPVWWDKNALKADAVVTVSRVKPHTDFRGKFESGILKMLVIGLGKRHGADQVHSFGTRGLRDMIPESGQVILNKTPFIGGLAILENAKEETAKLEVLDRDDLWDREPVLLEEARALMGRLPFKGADVLIIGECGKNYSGAGMDPNVIGRMLIEATPEAETNDPRIVRIGVLEVSPESHGNATGIGLADLTTNRALAGIVQGPFRMNNLTARSLWRSKLPFGFETDREVIANCVETCWQPESEKVKFCVIPNTLEVVEMWVSEPLAADLKGHPHLEFVGEPVPLPFDANGNLVQEKLFPHSVRGCRRAAH, from the coding sequence GTGGACATTCCCCGCGTTCAGCTCGTCCGCCAAACCGCCCCGCAACCGTCTGTCGCCAACATCGCCGCTACCGTGCGCGAGCTGTGGCTCGGGTCCAAGACCGCGAAGCGCATCAAGCCCGGGATGAAGGTCGCCGTGGCGTGCGGCAGCCGCGGGATCAACAACTACCTCACGCTCGCGCGCGCCACCGTTGATGCCATCAAAGAGCTTGGCGCCCAGCCGTTCGTGGTGGCCGCGATGGGGTCGCACGGCGGTGCCACTCCCGAGGGCCAGCGCGAGTTGCTCGCGAGCTACAATCTCGACGAAGCGCACCTCGGCGTTCCGGTCGTCACGGATATGGACGCCGAGAACATCGGCACGAACTCGTGGGGCCAACCGGTCTGGTGGGACAAGAACGCACTCAAGGCCGACGCCGTGGTGACGGTGTCGCGCGTGAAGCCGCACACGGACTTCCGTGGAAAGTTCGAGAGCGGCATCCTGAAAATGCTCGTGATTGGGTTGGGTAAGCGCCACGGGGCCGATCAGGTTCACAGTTTCGGGACGCGCGGGCTACGCGACATGATCCCGGAATCGGGGCAGGTCATTCTGAACAAGACGCCGTTCATCGGCGGATTGGCGATCCTCGAGAACGCGAAGGAAGAAACCGCGAAGCTCGAAGTGCTCGACCGCGACGACCTCTGGGACCGCGAGCCGGTGCTGCTCGAAGAGGCGCGGGCGCTGATGGGCCGGTTGCCGTTCAAAGGGGCGGACGTGCTCATCATCGGTGAGTGCGGCAAGAACTACTCCGGCGCCGGGATGGACCCGAACGTGATCGGCCGGATGCTGATCGAGGCGACCCCGGAGGCCGAGACGAACGACCCGCGCATCGTCCGCATCGGCGTGCTGGAGGTGTCGCCCGAGAGCCACGGCAACGCGACCGGCATCGGGCTGGCGGACCTCACCACGAACCGCGCGCTGGCCGGGATCGTGCAGGGGCCGTTCCGCATGAACAACCTCACGGCCCGGTCGCTGTGGCGGAGCAAGTTGCCGTTCGGGTTCGAGACGGACCGCGAGGTGATCGCGAACTGCGTGGAAACGTGCTGGCAGCCCGAGTCCGAGAAGGTGAAGTTCTGCGTGATCCCGAACACGCTCGAGGTGGTGGAGATGTGGGTGTCCGAGCCGCTCGCGGCCGATCTGAAGGGGCACCCGCACCTGGAATTCGTCGGCGAACCGGTTCCGCTCCCCTTCGATGCTAACGGCAATCTGGTGCAAGAGAAGCTGTTCCCGCACAGTGTGCGCGGGTGCCGGCGGGCCGCGCACTAA
- a CDS encoding heavy metal translocating P-type ATPase — MPVCANCNGPITGSGYAGRPQPDGGARAYCCFGCLSLGERACTDAGCYATSATSGRFDGLRLGIGLLVVGQSMIFGLALNVHDDVPPVIRDFTQWFIFTITMLVVALLGGPLITTAARELRRGRLTIEALFLLTMFGALGASLQAQITGRGKIYFEVVSVLLVVYTLGKMIGARSRVAALASSRAWGEQLATCRLVDDAGDTRTAPVVDVCPGDVVEVHPGELIAVDGIVHEGAGFVSETVVSGEPFAVVRRPGDRVVAGSASFDATFRVTATASGTEREIDRLLAAVESARDKPLSLQGHADRLGQWFLPLVALTALGTFVYWTFFTSAGWEAGLFNAMSVLLVACPCVIGLATPVVIWSALNRLAERGVIVRGGDAIERLATVDRVMFDKTGTLTEDRFALVDIETTATGPARTKLLGWLSLAQAQSNHPVAKPFADLPRNFAPGAEPRVASLVAVPGCGVIAELVEANGARHEIKIGTEEWVPKGIAKSPLPLGEGLGRGLRQNLTPQPPSLKRKGEQSHPPHLTSSKEVGNKTVFVAVDGELAATAVVAERLRDSTPQALEQFQQLGLPVEVLTGDATGRAEALGLPSARGGLLPDDKRAAVEAAKNEGGKPLFVGDGINDASALAVAHVGVALSSGTDLAVSAAPITLYHADLRVLPWAVEVSRDAVRAVRLNLTRALVYNLVGMTLAACGVLHPVVAAVLMVVSSLTLIFSSTRVGCGHLARLTPPEGKGEERQPNPLTPFPKKEGGTEPNAADTKQSSVVLSPSPLRGGVGEGFFLPFAHAVAFALQGGVFLLLLSSLRERDAAVFTLIAFALAGGWLAIAWRRFNVPHWVDMCFGMLTFGNLGMLLGWWADNDFAALHDHGCCACVEAMREGVMKPWMWVGMLVFANVAMRWLGRGPVPNADHAIAMYTGGNIGMVVGMVAGGWCATQFQTENMVTAVATSFVGMTLGMLAGMLAGTWVTESLLTGVRAVGFWPKWAKLKATRTS; from the coding sequence ATGCCAGTTTGTGCGAACTGTAACGGGCCGATCACCGGAAGCGGGTACGCGGGGCGCCCGCAACCCGACGGCGGCGCGCGGGCGTACTGTTGTTTCGGCTGTTTGAGCCTCGGCGAACGGGCGTGTACGGACGCCGGGTGCTACGCGACTTCTGCCACGAGCGGTAGGTTCGACGGGCTGCGGCTCGGAATCGGTTTGCTCGTCGTCGGGCAGTCGATGATTTTCGGCCTCGCGCTGAACGTACACGACGACGTTCCGCCGGTGATTCGCGACTTCACGCAGTGGTTCATCTTCACAATCACCATGCTGGTCGTGGCCCTCCTCGGCGGCCCGCTCATCACCACAGCGGCGCGGGAATTGCGCCGCGGGCGCCTCACGATCGAGGCACTGTTCCTGCTCACGATGTTCGGCGCACTCGGTGCATCGCTCCAGGCGCAAATCACCGGGCGCGGGAAGATCTATTTCGAGGTCGTGTCGGTCCTGCTCGTCGTGTACACGCTCGGCAAGATGATCGGCGCGCGGTCACGGGTCGCAGCGCTCGCGAGTTCGCGCGCGTGGGGCGAGCAACTCGCGACGTGCCGTTTGGTCGATGACGCCGGCGACACGCGCACCGCGCCCGTTGTGGACGTGTGCCCCGGGGACGTGGTGGAAGTCCACCCGGGCGAGCTGATCGCGGTGGACGGGATCGTTCACGAGGGCGCGGGCTTCGTGTCAGAAACCGTCGTGAGCGGCGAGCCGTTCGCGGTGGTTCGGCGCCCCGGGGACCGCGTGGTGGCCGGGTCCGCGTCCTTCGATGCGACCTTTCGCGTCACCGCGACCGCGAGCGGCACCGAGCGCGAAATCGACCGACTGCTTGCGGCTGTAGAGTCCGCACGCGACAAGCCGCTGTCGTTGCAGGGGCACGCGGACCGGCTCGGGCAGTGGTTTTTGCCATTGGTGGCACTCACGGCGCTCGGCACGTTCGTGTACTGGACGTTTTTCACGTCGGCCGGGTGGGAAGCGGGCCTGTTCAACGCGATGTCCGTGCTGCTGGTCGCGTGCCCGTGCGTGATTGGTTTGGCGACTCCGGTGGTGATCTGGTCCGCACTCAATCGGCTCGCGGAGCGCGGGGTGATCGTTCGCGGGGGCGACGCCATCGAGCGCCTCGCGACCGTGGACCGCGTGATGTTCGATAAGACCGGCACTCTAACGGAAGACCGCTTCGCACTCGTTGACATCGAAACGACTGCGACTGGCCCCGCGCGCACGAAGCTCCTCGGTTGGCTGTCGCTCGCACAGGCGCAGAGTAATCACCCCGTCGCGAAACCGTTCGCCGATTTACCACGGAATTTCGCACCGGGTGCGGAACCGCGTGTAGCGTCACTCGTGGCGGTTCCGGGGTGTGGGGTGATCGCGGAACTCGTCGAAGCGAACGGCGCGCGCCACGAAATCAAGATCGGGACGGAGGAGTGGGTGCCAAAAGGAATTGCTAAATCCCCTCTCCCCTTGGGGGAGGGGTTGGGGAGGGGTTTAAGGCAGAACCTAACCCCCCAACCCCCTTCCCTAAAAAGGAAGGGGGAGCAGAGCCATCCACCGCATTTAACCTCTTCCAAGGAAGTGGGTAACAAAACCGTTTTCGTCGCAGTTGATGGCGAACTTGCTGCGACCGCGGTCGTCGCCGAGCGGTTGCGCGATTCCACGCCTCAAGCGCTCGAACAGTTCCAACAACTCGGCCTGCCGGTCGAAGTCCTGACGGGCGACGCAACCGGCCGCGCGGAGGCACTCGGGCTCCCTTCCGCGCGCGGCGGATTGCTCCCGGATGACAAACGCGCAGCCGTCGAAGCCGCGAAGAACGAAGGCGGGAAGCCGCTGTTTGTTGGTGACGGAATCAACGATGCTTCAGCGCTCGCCGTGGCGCACGTCGGCGTAGCCCTTTCGAGCGGAACCGATCTCGCCGTTAGCGCGGCCCCAATCACGCTTTACCACGCGGACCTTCGTGTGCTCCCGTGGGCCGTCGAGGTCAGCCGCGACGCGGTCCGCGCCGTGCGCCTGAACCTGACCCGCGCGCTGGTCTACAACCTCGTCGGCATGACGCTCGCCGCGTGCGGTGTGCTTCACCCCGTCGTCGCGGCCGTGCTAATGGTGGTGTCGAGTCTCACGCTGATCTTCTCGTCCACGCGCGTGGGGTGCGGGCACTTGGCGCGACTTACCCCCCCTGAAGGGAAGGGGGAGGAGAGGCAACCTAACCCCCTAACCCCCTTCCCTAAGAAGGAAGGGGGAACAGAACCAAATGCGGCAGACACAAAGCAATCATCGGTCGTTTTAAGCCCCTCTCCGCTTAGGGGAGGGGTTGGGGAGGGGTTCTTTCTCCCGTTCGCCCACGCCGTCGCGTTCGCGTTGCAGGGGGGCGTCTTCTTGCTGCTCCTGTCGTCGTTGCGCGAGCGCGACGCGGCCGTGTTCACGCTCATCGCGTTCGCGCTAGCGGGAGGCTGGCTCGCGATCGCGTGGCGTCGGTTCAATGTTCCGCACTGGGTCGATATGTGCTTCGGAATGCTCACGTTCGGCAACCTGGGAATGCTGCTCGGCTGGTGGGCCGATAATGACTTCGCCGCACTCCACGACCACGGGTGCTGTGCGTGCGTGGAGGCGATGCGCGAGGGCGTGATGAAGCCGTGGATGTGGGTCGGGATGCTGGTGTTCGCGAACGTCGCGATGCGCTGGTTGGGGCGCGGACCTGTACCGAACGCGGATCACGCGATCGCGATGTACACGGGCGGGAACATCGGCATGGTGGTCGGCATGGTCGCGGGCGGCTGGTGCGCGACGCAGTTTCAGACGGAGAACATGGTCACCGCGGTCGCGACTAGTTTCGTGGGAATGACGCTCGGAATGCTCGCGGGGATGCTAGCGGGCACGTGGGTGACGGAGAGCCTTTTAACGGGAGTTCGCGCGGTCGGGTTCTGGCCCAAATGGGCGAAACTCAAAGCTACGCGAACTTCTTGA
- a CDS encoding sulfite exporter TauE/SafE family protein, translated as MPADFWTYAFLCVSAFFAGVMNSVAGGGTLLTFPALTALLTPAMANATSTVALLPGSFAGALGYRKELWECRRFVARMIGPSIVGGFLGAWLVGKNQDTFATLVPWLILTAAVLFVVQAPLSKWVKKRAAVEGAQPEHHEPNGVTQTLVISFQFLVAVYGGYFGAGIGILMLSALGFMGVGDIHRMNAVKTFLAASINAASVVVFVRDGLVNWECAGVMAVAAILGGYIGARVARRLPARYVRYSVIVIGFGLSAYYFVKKFA; from the coding sequence ATGCCAGCCGACTTCTGGACGTATGCGTTTTTGTGCGTGTCCGCGTTCTTCGCGGGGGTGATGAACTCCGTCGCGGGCGGCGGCACACTCCTCACGTTCCCCGCGCTCACCGCGCTCCTCACGCCCGCGATGGCGAATGCCACGAGTACCGTTGCGTTATTACCCGGGTCGTTCGCAGGGGCGCTCGGGTACCGCAAGGAGTTGTGGGAGTGCCGACGGTTCGTGGCACGCATGATCGGGCCGAGTATCGTTGGCGGGTTCCTCGGTGCGTGGCTCGTCGGCAAGAACCAGGACACGTTCGCGACGCTGGTGCCGTGGCTCATTCTCACCGCTGCGGTGCTGTTCGTGGTGCAGGCCCCGCTCTCGAAGTGGGTAAAAAAACGAGCGGCCGTCGAAGGCGCACAACCCGAGCACCACGAGCCGAACGGGGTGACGCAGACTCTTGTAATCAGCTTTCAGTTTCTCGTCGCGGTGTACGGCGGGTACTTCGGTGCGGGGATCGGCATTCTGATGCTGAGCGCGCTCGGGTTCATGGGGGTGGGCGACATCCACCGCATGAACGCGGTGAAAACGTTCCTGGCGGCCTCGATCAACGCCGCGAGCGTAGTGGTGTTTGTTCGCGACGGGCTGGTGAATTGGGAGTGCGCGGGCGTGATGGCCGTCGCCGCGATCCTCGGTGGCTACATAGGGGCACGGGTCGCGCGCCGGTTGCCCGCGCGCTACGTCCGCTACTCCGTCATCGTGATCGGCTTCGGGCTGTCCGCGTACTACTTCGTCAAGAAGTTCGCGTAG